In Lolium rigidum isolate FL_2022 chromosome 7, APGP_CSIRO_Lrig_0.1, whole genome shotgun sequence, the DNA window AGAGGAGGCAACACAAATGGGGATTACACAACATGGCCGAAAATATGAATATCATTACAAACCAACATGACAAACATGGATCCAGCAATAAATGCATGGTTTGATCAAAATCGGAAGCAAATCTTGCATGAAATAGGGCTCGAAGATCGATTTCGTTGCATGTGAGATGTATTGTGATGGCTGGACTTGGTGGCATTTTCGTGGCTGCCCTTGGTGGCCGGCCGGTGACATTTTGGTGACTAAAACTTTGAGTTATGGCTATATTGTAAAAAACAATATAAGGAAACATCCCAAATTAATAAGGCATGCGGGTTGGCTGGTGCCTCTAGGAAAAGTCGGCACTGTGGAAAAAAACTGGCCACATGTAATCAACGTGCACTTCAAGTATATACATGAGCTGGATGCTCCAATTGGACTCTTGTTGCACTAAACGACACCAAAACACCTGAAGCATTTCCCGCATTGCCGCATAGTGTGGCCCAATAacatgatccatattagttgtctctaatatagatgtatcaagATATATTTGAGTTTTAGGTatatctatatgtcaagtaatatAAATCAGAGCAAGTATTAAAAATGTTATCTAACGAAGTATATTTGGAAAGTTGAGAAAAATATTTCATACTATTACAAAATTGTTGACGAGGTTTTAAAAAAATGATCATACAAGCCAAAAATGTGCGTACAAGTCACGAAAAATTGTTCGGGATAGTTAACAATGTTTATATGAGACAGAGAAAATTTTCACGTAGTTGAAAATAATTTCTCACAAGGTTAAAAAAGTGATCACTACTACAAAAATGACAAGTTATGTTATTAAAATATAAAAAAGAATAATAAGGAAAATATGAAATTAGaaataaaagaaagagaaaactaaaactaaaactaaaacagGAAATGTAAAATACGAAAATAGAAATAAATTAAAACTGAACAGAAATAAATAGCAAAAACAGGAGAGAAAAAAACCTAGTTTGGCCGGCCCACCTGGCGGTTCCGttcatgtttttgttttttgttttttgttttttgagcaTCTTCCTTTATGCTGGTACCCAACGCATCAAATAAGTTTGGTCCATAGGCGGAACCGGACTATGTTATCCAATGGGCCGGTCTTTCGAAAATGCGAATATAATTATTAGTACTTTAGGCCCACTATCATTCAACACTTGTTTGTCCAATTACTCTGTTGTTCTATTTGGCCCAGTCTGCCGTTGTGGTTGGCCATACATGCACCCACATCTCTAGCTCCCTAGATTATTTCCCTCTCTttctcaacaacaaaaaaatgatCATTTCCCTCGTTAAAAAGTTTCGTAGGAGTACTTCAACTTCAAGCAATCACTCAGGTTGCCGCTTCATATTTGTGACTATAGGGGAAACCAACATTTCATCTCTACCATGGTATTTTTGTGAACAATGATATGTACTAGTACTATATCAGACTGAgactcttatcttgtgatgacaaTATATATTCATTTTAGGATGACTGTTTTTTTTCGAATAAGACATGAGAGTTGCCATATTTCATTGATAGAATTATCTGGCGTTGTAAGCCATTGGCTCCTCCTATGTTTTGTGTCACAGTCTTAGTTGTCCAGTACTCCACAAAGGACATCGCATTGACTACTCTCTTTCAATTTATAATGTCAAGTCTAATGTCGTTAAGTTTAAtcaagtttttcctataaatcaagTTTATAATATCCAAGTGTATTCTTATATATATAAAAAGCTATGAGCCACAACTCCGCATAAGATGGGACTCGAACCTAGGTTGCGAGTAGCCTCCAGCTCAAGTTAACCACCTCACCCGCCAGTCTTAACAAAAATACATTAAAGGAAACAAGTTCATAGCTATGAGCCACAACTCGGGTCACTTCCCCCCCCTCGCTCTCCCTCAACTACAGTGTTTTGAGAGTCTTCGCTCGCAGCCGGACCGAACCATGGCCTCTCTCGCCAGCGTTGCTGGTTGGAGATGGCTGAGGGGAGGTGCTGGATCTGATAGAGTAGATAGTAGGTTAGGATATGGTCCCTTAGTGGCGACTTGGAGTAGGAAGATGGATCTTTCTGGCCAGATCTGGCTCATCCTGGTTTGGGTGTTCTTTGCAGTTTCCCTCCGGTGGCAGGTGTGGAGGCAAGTGGGGGAGCTGCAGCCAGGCATCTCCGAAAATAAGGCCTCTAGCTCTTCCATCTTGGTGGTTTGGTGCGCTGCTAGATGGTTGGACTCAAGCTTCTTCGACGAGCTTCCATGGAGGAAGACGGAGGAGAAGGTCTGCAGGTCGGGCTCTTCCAATAAGCGCCTCCAGCTCCTTTGCTGCGGTTTCGCGGCTCTGGTTCTTCTCTCGGCCGGCCAAGGAGGCGAGGGAGAGAGGAATCAGCCTGCGGTAGCTGCATCGATGGGGGCTTGGTCTCTGATGCCGACGTGGTGCTATGAAGCTGCTGAAGTGCGTTCTACCGTGGCCCTGGTAGGGTCAAGGATCTTGGCCATCGACGTACGGCTAGCTCCGACGCCGCTGAATAGGTGTCTTCTCCGACGAGCCCATCAACAGGGGGCATCAGCTGGCGTACTTTGCCTCGCCCCTGCTTATCCAGGTCGATTGGCGACCCTCGTCGAGCTATACCTCCTTGCTTGGAGGCCCTTCCCCGGCTCCTTGTTGACGAAGCACGTCGCCTGCACTCCAAGTGGTGTAGTCCCCGGTGGTGCGGATAATGGTCGACAGTGAAACTCCGGCAATGGCAGTGACTAGGGACCTGATCGCTTTTCCCCTTTCCAGTTTAGGGTCCGCTGTGCTTATTTGCAGGATGcagttgtaattttcctactttttGGGGTCCTATCTGTAAACTGGTCTGTAACTGCCTCAGTTTAATGCAGCTTCTCGGGCCTTCGGGTCCTTAcctgttcaaaaaaaatgtgCCACAACTCCGCGTAAGATGGCACGACTATTACATGTTTTGCACTCCTGTCATATCGCGAGGAGTAGGATGATAGTACCACAAATAAACCAACGTCCCTACTCGGCAGATTGTCCTCGCTACGTTCCTATCTAGCGCTAGGGATTCTTATCAAGAAGAGTGTGTTGTGCGAGGAATCAAAAGATGTAATTGCGGAGGAGGAGCCGGCTGTCATGGGTGTCATGTCCATGGGATAGCTTTTGAGCACCGTTAAGAATGAGGTGAACTCCTGGACCTCGGCTAGCGGATTTTGCATGCGCGGGTCGGCAAGGGAGGCCTGGAAGTCCCGGTAGAATATGACCTCGAAGGTGTTGGCTGTGGTGCCACGGCTGGCAACATTGAAAACCCGACACTCGAAAATTGAAAACCCAAATTCCAAAACATAATGAAATGTCACAATGAAACCTAGTGAAGCAACATTGAAGTGTTTGTTATCTGATATTTAGCAAACGCGTCCAACATAAGCTAAGATTATGGTAAAACACAAAATTCATAAAGTTTGAAAGATAGTGAAACAAGCTGTTTTCAGGATAAATTTTCACTAGGTGTCATAAAAGTTACACTCCCTCTAGCCCTAAATAGTTGCCGCAGGTTCAGTGAACCTACAGATATTTATCCTATAATTTGCTTAAATCCGCAACAAGTATTTAGTGCCAGAGGGAGTACCAAGTTTCACTAGGATTCAAAGTTGATTTTTAAATATTGTCATAATATATTCGATATAAGTCTCGTTTTGAAGCTCTCTTCACTAAAAACTCAGATATTCAAATGGTTTTGTAAATCGGACATCCAGTTTAAAATCTGCACAGGTTTGATAAATTATGAAAGAAAGAGAGTAGGCATATCTGATAAATTGTCGAGAAAAGCCACAAACTAAAGAGGAAAGAGAGGGTGTGCATCCACGTGGAAAAGCCACTCTCCTAATTACAGCGTATTGTGATGATACGTAAAAGAAGAATCACTCCCAGCAATGCACGACGAGCAGGACGGCAGTACCATATATTAACCGATCGACGTCGCTACTAGGCTGATTGTACTCCTCACTAGCTCCAACAATTCTtagcaagaagaagaaggggctGGCGAGGAATTAGATGATATAATGGTAGAGGAGCCGGCAGTCATGGGAGTCATGTCCATGGGGTAGCTCCCCAGCACCCTTAAGAATGAGGTGAACTCCTGGACCTCTGCAAGCGCGTTTTGCACGCGCGGGTCGGCAAGGGATGCCTGGAAGTCCACGTAGAACATGTAGTCGAACGTCTTGGTGGCCGTGCCGCTGCTGGCATCGTCGACAAGGCGGGCCGGCCGGTACGGGCGGCTCTCGATCTTGGTGAGGCTGATGTCGCGGAAGGCGAAGGCGGAGAGCACCTTGAAGAGCATGGAGGTGCCCTCCTTGTCGTGGGCGAACACGATGCTGGTTTTGAAGGGCCGGTCCATGCGCGGGACGATTGGCTCCCTCGCCAGCATCACGAACCGCGTCACGTTGCCGCAGTCGTCCTGGATGCCGTCGGCGAGCACCTCCATGCCGTACAGCTCGGCAGCGCGGGAGGACGCGATGGCGGCCGTGTCACGGAGGCCGTTGGCGGCGATGTactcggcggcgccggcggtgtcGTCGAAAGCTTCGCGAGCAGCGTTGAGGCCCATGCGGGTGAGCGTGTGCTCGCACTGCGCCAGCGCCTGCGGGTGGCTGATGATGCGGGTGATGTCCTCCTTGCGCACGCCCGGCAGCGCGAGGAGGCAGTGGTGCACGGGGAGCTGCACCTCGCCAACGATGTGGAGGCGGTGACGGAAAAGGAGGTCGTAGTTGCGGTGGATGCTGCCGCCGAGCGAGTTCTCCACGGGGAGCACGGCGTGGTCCGCGATCCAGTTCTCCACGGCCTGGAACGCCACGTCGAACTGGTCGCAGGGGACGGCGTCGCAGCCCGGGTACGCCTTGTCGGCTGCCTTCTCGCTGTACGCCCCCGGCACACCCTGGTACGCCACACGCAGCACTGAACCGTGCATCGGCGCGGGGCACAGGTCCGCGACCCGGAGCTGTGCCGGCAGGTTCCTTGAGCCGCCATTAATACTGCTCACAGGGACCAAGTCCAGCATCGCGCCGTTTGGagccgctgccgctgccaccgCAACGTGGCCGTTGGTGGGGTGGGAGACGAGCGCGGCCACCTTCCTGGAGAGCACGGCACAGCTGTCGAGACACTCCGTCCGGCTTGCAATGACGGCGCCCTGCAGAGAGCACCTGACCACGCCACTGCCCCTCCTCGGATTGTGGCCCGCCGGTCTAAAACCCTGGCTAATGGGCGCCTTGACCAAACTCACGGCAGCCATGACTCTAATTAACCCTTCTCCTCAGTTGCTTTTCTGGTAACCAAAGTCAGAAAACTGAAACTGCTAAACTGGTATCTCAATTCTCAAGCAGCTTCAAAGCGAGAATCTGAGATGGGGAGTGGGATGTGCAGGGGGATATATGAAGCACTGTTTTCGGATTGGGTCTCCGGTTCGACTTATTATTCGAGGGGGATATATGAAGCACTGTTTTCGGATTGGGTCTCCGGTTCGGCCTATTATTCAATCGGCTCATGGGCTATTGGCCCCGTGGAACAATGCATGTGCCCTGCTAATGTCAGGTATAAAAGAAGAGAGCATGTTCTTTTGTTGTTGCCGTTGAAGCAAATGTCAGGTATGAAGCACAAAAAATGCCTTCAGAGTTAAAGGAGATATGTAAAATGGTTGCTAATAATGGGACCCCCTGTGGACCAAGCAAGCATTGAACAAGATACACTGACCAAATGTGGATTTACTAACAATAACGAAACACCAATAGATTAGGGCAGCAATGTTGTTGTTGGGAGACAAGGTACATAGTGAAAGCAAACATTGAAGTCTGTACCACATAACATAGAATGAAAAATGTGCATATGACTGACTGCAGTGGAATACGAATAGCTGGAAAAGCAACAATACTGCTAGAAGTTCCAGCCTGATATAATCTCTGAACCCCCACAAGCTATCAATTTTTTAGGAAGTGACTGCCAACTCAGCAAACAGGGGTAGATCAAAAGATAGCAACAAATGGTACTGAAGAAAGGTCTGAAACAATATGTGCGGTCAAAAATGTGCAAATGAACACCAATGGTATAATACCAATAGATAGTATGCTCCTAGTAAATGGACCAATTGAAAAATGTAATAAGAGAACCTCAGAGTGAAAGATGCTTACGTATAAAGATTCTAAAAACCAAGAGAGCTAATGCGCCAGTATCACCGAGGTAGGAAGAGAGATCAATATCTCCCACCCTCTAAAGAAGAAGAGGCTATGTAAACAAACAACACTCGGCTATTTCTACAAAAGGCTGAGGATTAAGTGATAAACTGATAGGGGCTGATAGGGGCTAATATCATGGCAACAAAcacaaaattcacttgactatacAAATAGTGACTAAGAAAGAAGTAAGTGATAAACTGAACCTGAGATAGTAACAACTGAAAAACAGGGTTTGCCAACATAATGTATGAAGAAATACAACTTGGAGTAAAAGCTGATGGAGACTATAATGGGCAGATGTAAGCCCTGGAAAGAGCCAATGCTTCATTAGAGAAATTCTACAcatggtgaaataccacataagtTTACCAATCTTGGAGGGGCTGGAGCGCCTGGATAAAGAGAGAATCTGCATTTTTGGGAAATGACTGAGCAAATAAAGAACATAGTAATGATAAGACTGAGAACATAGAGAAATGAAGAAAGAAACAGCTTGGAAAATAAAAGACCGACAGCGTCCGTTTTTGGTGATTCAGAATTGGAGTAATGCCTGCTACACTCCCTTAGTTCCACAAATGACACCCGGATTTGTTAGTAGTCCGTTTTGAATATTGCCTTGTTCAGGTTGACATGTTGTGCTCGCTGAACCTCGTCCGTCGAAGCTATCATCTCCGCTCTGAGAGAATTTTGAAAAGCTAGACACCAATGCCACCTAGCTGCAATGATGCCCGCAATCGCTTCTCACGACAACTCTGGAAGCGCCACTGCCATGCAACGGCGAGAACACATCATCATAATTAACTTTGATCGATCCATTATGAACATGTCCTCATGCTGAAACATCTCTATATGATACTCTTATTATATCATACAAATAAGAATGAGCAGACTAATAAATAAATATTAGACTGAATGATAAGAGTACTTCTCTCAAGATTAGAACGGGCTATCGAACCAAAAATAAGATTGAAAGACTGAAGAAAGAAGTAATGAAAGATTGAAGAACGAATGACAATCGGAAGAAAGACTTGTAAAATAACTTTAAATAGGCAAATTCAGCTGAAAAACTAAATGGCTGAAGGAAAGAAGTAATGAGAATAAGCAAACCTGCACCGAGAGATGGAGAGGACTTAGAAAATGAGAACAATAAAATGCTAGTGGGAGCGATATTGAGAATGAAGAATGgggaaataaaataatattttgcaagATAGAGAAGATCGATAAAATAAAATATTGAAAAAATAAACTAAGATACCGAAGAACTAATGGACGAGAAGAAAGAAGTACCTTGGACTGGAAAACTGAAACACTAAAGAATGAATAAATGAGTTATCGAAGAAAGAATGAGACTAAGAAAATCTGCACCAAGAGATAGAGGGCTGAGAAAATAAGAGACTGAGCTATAAAGCACCGACACCGAGAAACAAAGATAGATGAACTGAAACAGAGAAAGAGAATAAATTATGACAGTGAGAAACAGAGAAAGATGAACTGAAACAGAGAATGATGACAGAACAAAAATGAGATAACTAAGAGACTCAAAGAGTAAAGAAGATAAATAAGGAAGAATGAAGAAAAAGCTTAAATGATACATAGATGAACTGAAGAAGAGACTGAGCTAATGATAGAAAAAAGTTAACAGatgaaagttcaggattttttttttgttcagtGTGTATAAAATTGACACACATCAAAGTGAGAGTAGAAATGAGAAAAGTAAATTGATAATTAATTGCAAAGAAACCTAACAATCTAGAGTTTGAGTTAGCAAACCAACCATGACACTTAAAAGTGAAACAATGGATTCAGCATAGCAAGCATAATCCTCTCAACTTGAAGCGTGGGTAAAGGGAATTGCAGCACTCTGCTTAAATTGAAGAAAAAGGCAGCCATGGTTTTCCGACTTTTAACTAGACTTAGTGTATACGAGTACTGTAACAAAACAAATCGTTTaccatctctcagcaaaaaattCAAGCAAAAGAcgtttgcatataaaaaaatagagTCTTTGTTTGCACGTGAGATGatgctactgatacgtctccgacgtatcgataatttcttatgttccatgccacattattgatgatatctacatgttatatgcacattttatgtcatattcatgcattttctggaactaacctattaacaagatgccgaagtgccagttcctgttatctgctgtttttggtttcagaaatcctagtaacgaaatattctcggaattggacgaaatcaacgcccaggttcctattttgcccggaagcatccagaacacacgagaaccgccagacagggggcacaggcccaccaaaccctaggccggcgcggccaagggggggcccgcgcacccctatagtgtcgacgccccttcgaccttctgacgccgcctcttcgcctatttaagggccctcgacctaaaaccacgagacggaaaagccacggtacgagaaaccttccagagccgctgatacgtccaaaacgtatctactttcccgaacacttttgctattgttttgcctctaatttgtgtattttggatgcaactaacacggactaacgctgttttcagcagaaccgttcggtgtctcgtttttgtgcgaaatccaactttcgggaaaaacctcgggattttgacgaaagggcctattttcccagaatgctgacggagccagaaggacaagtaaggtggaggcccgagggccccacaccatagggcggcgcggcccagggggcccgcgcggccctgtggtgtggccccctcggctggcctcggacgccctccttcggactacttattcgtctcgacctaaaaacgcacagagagaagtcgaagtcgccagaaaccctccagaacgccgccacatcgcgaaactccgtctcgggagccagaagtctccgttccggcactccgccgggacggggaattggaggagatcatcaccgccatcaccgccaacgcctctccatcaaccagccatgtttcccccatccatgtgtgagtaattcccccgctgtaggccgaaggggatggtagggattggatgagattggtcatgtaatagcataagattgttagggcatagtgcctagtgtccgtagatggtacttttatgatattgttgcaacttgttatgcttaatgcttgtcactagggcccgagtgccatgatctcagatctgaacatgttattgtttcatcatgatattcattgtttatgatcttacccgcaagttgtatacacatgtcgctgtccggaaccaatggccccgaagtgacgaaatcgggacaaccggagggagtggtagtgacgtgaggatcacatgtgtgcacggagtgttaatgctttgctccggtactctattaaaaggagtaccttaatatccagtagtttcccttgaggcccggctgccaccggctggtaggacaaaagatgttgtgcaagtttctcattgcgagcacgtacgactataattggaacacatgcctattgattgattagtacttggataccgttttattattatccgcaaatgccctcgctatgattgttacatgagtttctctcatccatgcaacgcccgtcatccgtccccgtgcctacgatattttaatcctgttgtttactaaaatcactactgctgtctttgttactctgctgctcgttatttcactcatcgctactactataaagctgttactactcgataaactcttgcgagcaagttctgtttccagtgcagctgaattgacaactccgttgttaaggctttcaagtgttctttgtctccccttgtgtcgaatcaataaattgggtaatacttccctcgaagactgttgcgatcccctatacttgtgggtcatcaagactattttcacggcgccgttgccggggagcatagctttatttggaagttcacttggattgatattgttcgctgcaaattctccatcatgtgtaaaactcgcgatactaaggtcgccatattaccatccactacaagaaaaggtacaactctgagtacctctgctgctcttgattcaccatctgtgattgataaacttgtttcaccgccacatgcttcgcttgcttggtacttctgcctgaatccgaaaactctcataataccgataatatttctgctgtgcttgatgatagtggttcattgggaacttttctagatgcttcaattgctagatctagacaaattgaaaatactaaaactcccgatgctactacacccgttaattcacctgaacttgaatactctagtgatgatcttgatgaagattatgtggaacttgatgatgattttattgaaaaatgccatgctactaccgatgcaagaaaaattaaaaaattgcttgcgtaacatactgttagatataaactgtctcctgatcctaaatttgccacatctcctatacacattagggataaagattatgatttttctcttgatctatctcatatagctattgttgagaaaacacctttttgtggtactgaaaaagaaagtgttgttgaacacatgactgagttatctaccttGAGTAGTTTGTTTGctaatgatgttaagaagcgtacttactttgttgctaaaatctttccattctcattaaaggatgacgctaaaacttgatataatagtttgccacctagttctattaaaagtccaaaagaattgcttgctgttttctttcgaaaatactttccgctagtgctcaacatgccgctttgcagagagtttataattttgatcggggagatgaagagaaattgcccgaggcttgggcgagattttgctctcttattagagctccgctcgaccatgatttggaaaagcatgatttacttgatatattttatagtggactaaccattgagtctagggcatacctggatagttgtgctggttgtgttttcaggaaaagaactccagacgacgctcaagaattattggctaaaataggccggaattatgatgattggactacgcctgaaccaactccaacgccaatagtgaagaagaggggtttaattaaattgaatgatgaagatatgagggaagccaagaagtctctcaaggagaaaggtattaaatctgaagatgtgaagaatctacctcccatagaagatatatgtgagataattccccttcatccatgattgaggtaaactcccttcaacgctttactagggaagatattccgtattcaaaacctcctgcgcaatgcttagatgagtttgagaattatattgttaagcaagaaaattttaatatgagggtagagaatcatctaatggaaaattctcaagctattagtcaattgcatgatattgtggagagaacctccaatgatgttaagatgcttgttaaacattttcatatggttcaaactcaaattgatcaactcactaaagtgcaaaatgacttgctaggaaataatgctaaagaaaaacatgcttatgaagtaacaactagaggtggtgtctctacccaggatcctctatatcctgaagggaatcccaaaagaattgaacaagattctcaacaaactaaaactagtgctccatctaagaaaaagaagaagaaacataaaaatgttgtagaatcctctgaacctgttaatgatcccaatagtatttctatttcgatgctgaaaccgaaagtggtaatgaacatgataaagataatgataagaatgatactcctgataaagaagaggttgaaaaagaacccgaaaagcatgctaaaaataaaaagtatactaaagaagattttattgctgagaaacatggtaatgaaagagaaccttgggtgcaaaagcaaatgccttttcctgctaagaaactaaaatcaaaggaagaagaacactataataaattttgtgattggatgaaacctttattcttgcaaatccctttgactgatgctatt includes these proteins:
- the LOC124677304 gene encoding arogenate dehydratase/prephenate dehydratase 6, chloroplastic-like; translation: MAAVSLVKAPISQGFRPAGHNPRRGSGVVRCSLQGAVIASRTECLDSCAVLSRKVAALVSHPTNGHVAVAAAAAPNGAMLDLVPVSSINGGSRNLPAQLRVADLCPAPMHGSVLRVAYQGVPGAYSEKAADKAYPGCDAVPCDQFDVAFQAVENWIADHAVLPVENSLGGSIHRNYDLLFRHRLHIVGEVQLPVHHCLLALPGVRKEDITRIISHPQALAQCEHTLTRMGLNAAREAFDDTAGAAEYIAANGLRDTAAIASSRAAELYGMEVLADGIQDDCGNVTRFVMLAREPIVPRMDRPFKTSIVFAHDKEGTSMLFKVLSAFAFRDISLTKIESRPYRPARLVDDASSGTATKTFDYMFYVDFQASLADPRVQNALAEVQEFTSFLRVLGSYPMDMTPMTAGSSTIISSNSSPAPSSSC